The Edaphobacter sp. 12200R-103 genome contains a region encoding:
- a CDS encoding NAD(P)/FAD-dependent oxidoreductase, protein MVAHRRAHAAHAVDSIEAEDSVQNVDVVVLGAGAAGLMCAIEAGRRRRSVLVLDHAERIGKKILISGGGRCNFTNLHCRAESFLSGNPHFAKSALARFTPSDIIALVEKHRIPYHEKTLGQLFCDRSAHDMVNMLERECRDTGVRIITSVKIERVQRAEDANNNHRFIIETSVGSFHAASVVVATGGLSIPKMGATGFGYLIAEQFGLGIVPCRPALVPLVLNPQDHERWCDLSGLSTEVVAAANGGKRPVWFREKMLITHRGLSGPAILQASSYWQPGQAIELDLAPEVNVLAPLFSSTSRRDRATALAALRGIFPARLAERWLTVFPPAGWSNAALERFERDLHAWRLVPAGTEGYTKAEVTAGGVDTAELDAKTMESRKVPGLYFIGEVVDVTGWLGGYNFQWAWASGASAGRAA, encoded by the coding sequence ATGGTCGCACACCGTCGAGCCCATGCAGCGCACGCGGTTGATAGCATCGAAGCTGAGGACTCTGTGCAGAACGTGGATGTAGTGGTACTGGGAGCAGGCGCCGCCGGGCTGATGTGCGCCATCGAAGCAGGACGCCGCCGCCGCAGCGTCCTCGTCCTCGACCATGCCGAGCGTATCGGCAAAAAGATCCTTATCTCTGGCGGCGGCCGCTGCAACTTCACCAACCTCCACTGCCGCGCCGAGAGCTTCCTCTCGGGCAATCCTCACTTCGCCAAATCCGCGCTGGCCCGCTTCACCCCGAGCGACATCATCGCACTGGTCGAAAAGCACAGGATTCCGTATCACGAGAAGACGCTGGGCCAGCTCTTCTGCGACCGCTCCGCGCACGACATGGTCAACATGTTGGAGCGCGAGTGCCGCGACACGGGCGTGCGCATCATCACCAGCGTAAAGATCGAGCGCGTCCAGAGAGCGGAAGACGCCAACAACAACCACCGCTTTATCATCGAGACCTCGGTGGGCAGCTTCCACGCCGCCTCTGTGGTCGTCGCAACCGGCGGCCTTTCCATCCCGAAGATGGGAGCGACCGGATTCGGTTATCTGATTGCCGAGCAGTTCGGACTCGGCATCGTGCCCTGCCGCCCCGCGCTGGTTCCGCTGGTCCTCAATCCGCAGGACCATGAGCGCTGGTGCGACCTCTCCGGCCTCTCGACCGAGGTGGTTGCAGCGGCGAATGGCGGCAAGCGCCCAGTCTGGTTCCGCGAGAAGATGCTGATTACGCACCGCGGCCTGAGCGGCCCGGCGATCCTACAGGCATCTTCGTACTGGCAGCCGGGGCAGGCTATCGAGCTTGACCTTGCGCCCGAAGTCAACGTACTGGCACCCCTGTTTTCCAGCACATCGCGCCGCGATCGCGCGACAGCGTTAGCAGCGCTCCGCGGCATATTTCCTGCGCGGCTCGCTGAACGCTGGCTCACCGTCTTTCCTCCAGCAGGATGGTCGAACGCTGCATTGGAGAGATTCGAGCGCGACCTGCACGCATGGCGGCTGGTTCCGGCAGGCACGGAAGGCTACACCAAGGCCGAGGTCACCGCTGGCGGCGTCGACACAGCAGAGCTGGACGCGAAGACCATGGAGAGCCGCAAAGTTCCAGGGCTTTACTTCATCGGCGAGGTCGTCGACGTCACCGGCTGGCTGGGGGGATATAACTTCCAGTGGGCATGGGCCTCCGGTGCGAGCGCCGGACGTGCCGCTTAG
- a CDS encoding class I SAM-dependent rRNA methyltransferase — translation MAKERRERAPQLQTGQPHGPAVVIARRAADRLRSGHLWVYRSDAEALIPRENEEEIAAGALVTVVDSRGIPLGTGLYSTSSQIAVRMVSAEAKLTRPAYLEQTRSRIAAALALREELSPFSKDNDSCRLIFAEADALPGIVADRYNDLVILQLLAQGTAQPDVREALTEALREHLGDAIATIVERPDPRIRELEELDAPATSPLWSTADAKLTTVFTINGVRFHYDASAGQKTGAFLDQRLNYAAAARHARGVALDICTYQGGFALHLAQSCERVTGVDVSLAALQVADRNLLLNPSLRAEVDWIEADAFELLREYEATGQHYDTIVLDPPAFAKSKRAVEGALRGYKEMNLRAMKMLRPGGTLVTCSCSHHVGREEFTVVIAAAAADARRRVQVLEVRGAALDHPEILTLPETAYLKCLICRVD, via the coding sequence ATGGCGAAAGAGAGACGAGAGCGGGCACCGCAGTTGCAGACAGGACAGCCTCACGGCCCCGCAGTTGTGATTGCGCGCAGGGCGGCCGACCGGCTGCGTTCCGGGCATCTGTGGGTGTATCGGTCCGATGCGGAGGCGTTGATTCCACGCGAGAACGAGGAGGAGATCGCGGCGGGTGCCCTGGTGACTGTGGTCGACAGCAGGGGAATTCCGCTCGGAACAGGTCTCTACAGCACATCCTCGCAGATTGCGGTTCGCATGGTGAGTGCCGAGGCGAAGCTTACCCGGCCGGCTTATCTTGAACAGACGCGAAGCCGCATCGCTGCCGCGCTGGCACTGCGCGAGGAGCTTTCCCCGTTCTCAAAGGACAATGACTCCTGCCGGCTCATTTTCGCGGAGGCGGACGCTCTGCCGGGCATCGTCGCCGACCGATATAACGATCTCGTCATCCTGCAGCTTCTGGCGCAGGGGACAGCACAGCCTGACGTCCGTGAGGCGCTAACGGAAGCACTGCGCGAGCACCTTGGCGACGCCATCGCAACCATCGTCGAGCGGCCCGATCCCCGTATCCGCGAGCTGGAGGAGCTGGATGCCCCGGCAACTTCTCCGCTGTGGTCGACTGCTGATGCCAAGCTGACGACGGTCTTTACGATCAACGGTGTGCGCTTCCACTATGACGCAAGCGCCGGGCAAAAGACGGGGGCATTTCTGGATCAGCGCCTGAACTACGCGGCAGCCGCGAGACATGCGCGAGGCGTTGCTCTGGATATCTGCACCTATCAGGGCGGTTTCGCCCTGCATCTGGCGCAGAGCTGCGAGCGCGTGACGGGAGTCGATGTGAGCCTTGCGGCCCTTCAGGTTGCAGACCGCAACCTTCTGCTGAATCCTTCGCTCCGGGCCGAGGTGGACTGGATTGAAGCGGACGCCTTCGAGCTGCTGCGCGAGTACGAAGCGACCGGTCAGCACTACGACACCATCGTGCTGGACCCACCAGCTTTTGCGAAGTCCAAACGCGCCGTAGAAGGCGCACTGCGCGGCTACAAGGAGATGAACCTGCGGGCCATGAAGATGCTGCGTCCGGGCGGAACGCTGGTGACCTGTTCGTGCTCACACCACGTGGGCCGGGAGGAGTTCACTGTGGTGATCGCGGCAGCCGCTGCCGACGCGCGGCGCCGAGTGCAGGTGCTCGAGGTGCGGGGCGCGGCGCTCGATCATCCGGAGATTCTGACGCTACCCGAGACTGCTTATCTGAAGTGCCTGATCTGCCGGGTGGACTGA
- a CDS encoding GntR family transcriptional regulator, protein MIFRVNPASGHPLYLQLMEQVRHAVETGVLQDGDVMPSIRTLAEELVISHNTVAKAYLELQHEGLLELRHGSGAYISAPRSAKARSIKLLEAQERVRGVVAELLEDGFAAEEIRRLFEAQLIHKTTARRS, encoded by the coding sequence ATGATCTTTCGAGTGAACCCCGCCTCCGGCCATCCTCTGTACCTGCAGTTGATGGAGCAGGTCCGTCACGCAGTCGAAACCGGCGTGCTGCAGGACGGCGACGTGATGCCGAGCATTCGCACGCTTGCTGAGGAATTGGTCATCAGTCACAACACTGTGGCGAAGGCGTACCTGGAGTTGCAGCATGAGGGCCTGCTGGAACTTCGTCACGGTTCCGGGGCGTACATTTCGGCTCCGCGAAGCGCGAAGGCACGGTCGATCAAGCTGTTGGAGGCACAGGAGCGTGTGCGCGGCGTGGTCGCCGAGCTGCTTGAGGACGGCTTTGCTGCCGAAGAGATTCGGCGGCTTTTCGAGGCGCAGCTTATCCATAAAACAACTGCGAGGCGGTCATGA
- a CDS encoding ABC transporter ATP-binding protein gives MIPERVIQTSELTKKYGSFCAVNQLNLSVRAERITGFLGRNGAGKSSTIKMLLGMVHPTSGSGTVLGYRIDDRRQSIEIRRRIAYVGEDKGLYGYMTVAELIRFTRSFYSDWQADIERRLLAQYRLPPGRKVKALSKGMRTKLALLLALARRPALLILDEPTEGLDPVSIEELLQTLATAPANGTSVFFSSHQLSEVERIADDILMVDRGSVVLDMSLEQIRENYRRISFGFSTAVPQIEPLLGVEKMRCEGRQVTIVASSNAEAIAQMGRERGAVEVSVLPLTLREIFLETVQERNRDDQQRHREREDALV, from the coding sequence ATGATTCCAGAGCGTGTGATTCAGACCAGCGAGCTGACGAAGAAGTACGGAAGTTTTTGTGCGGTAAACCAGTTGAACCTCAGCGTTCGTGCTGAACGGATCACGGGCTTTCTGGGACGCAACGGGGCGGGCAAGAGCTCTACGATCAAGATGCTGCTGGGCATGGTGCATCCGACGTCAGGCAGCGGAACGGTGCTGGGCTACAGGATCGATGATCGTCGCCAAAGCATCGAGATTCGCCGCCGCATCGCATACGTTGGCGAAGATAAGGGTCTATACGGCTACATGACGGTCGCCGAGCTTATCCGCTTTACCCGATCGTTCTACAGCGACTGGCAGGCCGACATTGAACGCAGACTGCTTGCGCAGTATCGGCTGCCGCCTGGCCGCAAGGTGAAGGCCCTGTCGAAGGGAATGCGCACGAAGCTTGCGTTGCTGCTGGCGCTTGCCAGGCGGCCTGCGCTGCTCATCCTCGATGAGCCTACTGAAGGCCTCGATCCGGTTTCAATTGAAGAGTTGCTGCAGACGCTGGCGACCGCACCTGCGAACGGCACGAGCGTCTTCTTCTCCTCGCACCAGTTGTCGGAAGTGGAACGCATCGCGGACGACATTCTGATGGTCGACCGCGGAAGCGTCGTGTTGGACATGTCGCTCGAGCAGATTCGTGAGAACTACCGTCGCATCTCCTTCGGCTTCTCGACGGCGGTCCCGCAGATCGAGCCGCTTCTTGGCGTAGAGAAGATGCGTTGCGAAGGCCGGCAGGTCACCATCGTTGCCAGCAGCAATGCAGAGGCAATCGCGCAGATGGGGCGCGAGCGCGGCGCCGTGGAGGTGAGCGTGCTGCCGCTGACCTTGCGCGAAATCTTCCTCGAGACAGTGCAGGAGCGAAACCGCGATGACCAGCAGCGGCACAGGGAGCGCGAAGATGCTCTGGTATAA
- a CDS encoding ABC transporter permease yields MLWYKSLREIRNVTLVGMAGMAAACVLIVWNEKTMRWHADPQLSYVAYIWKSVYNSIGRDLFVILAIILGAGGLLQEKAQGTSGFTLSLPVSRGRIVLTRALIGYLGVLAIAAVPVLVVPLASHYVGELYPVGQSAGFFFLWAGCGAVFYGLTFLLAHRIESEYVSVLVAIPSLMLYGAMLNLRWLERLRMLDLFSLMNGEDMPFFNEGSHLLVGPLPWMALGIMLAIGAAFAIAAARRMQPLDF; encoded by the coding sequence ATGCTCTGGTATAAATCGCTGCGTGAGATCCGCAACGTGACGCTTGTAGGGATGGCGGGTATGGCTGCAGCCTGCGTGCTGATCGTATGGAATGAGAAGACCATGCGTTGGCATGCCGATCCGCAGTTGAGCTACGTCGCCTACATCTGGAAGTCTGTGTACAACAGCATTGGCCGCGACCTCTTCGTGATCCTCGCGATCATTCTGGGGGCGGGCGGCCTGCTGCAGGAGAAGGCGCAGGGAACGTCGGGCTTTACGCTCAGCCTTCCAGTTAGCCGGGGCAGGATCGTTCTGACACGCGCCTTGATCGGCTACCTGGGTGTGCTTGCCATCGCCGCGGTGCCTGTGCTGGTTGTGCCGCTCGCCTCGCACTACGTGGGCGAGTTGTATCCGGTTGGGCAGAGCGCAGGTTTCTTCTTTCTGTGGGCAGGGTGCGGAGCTGTCTTTTACGGGCTGACGTTTCTGCTGGCGCACCGTATCGAGAGCGAGTACGTCTCGGTGTTGGTTGCGATTCCATCTCTCATGCTTTACGGTGCGATGCTGAATCTGCGGTGGCTCGAACGGCTGCGAATGTTAGATCTCTTTTCCCTGATGAATGGCGAAGACATGCCATTCTTCAATGAGGGCAGCCATCTTCTGGTGGGGCCGTTGCCGTGGATGGCACTAGGCATCATGCTGGCGATCGGTGCGGCTTTCGCTATTGCAGCGGCGCGGCGTATGCAGCCGCTGGATTTCTAG